The genomic interval CGCCGTATGATCTCATACAAATCTACAGCAAACGCGCTTGCttgccacagccacagccgtAGCCAGCCACCTCATCCATCCAATCAATCAACCGAGTGCACCACTCACGGCTTTGCTGCAGGTGAATTGTTAAACGAAAGTAAACTCTTATAGAAAAAACTATGATAACTATTTATGCTACTAATTAatgcgaaaataaatgtagATATTGTTGACCATAAAACATTGTTTTCCTTCGGTTGCACAATTATCAAAGTTTATTATCGAAAAGGTTATAAATCTCGATCaataatacatatacaaaagAACCCTGGTTTGGGAATGGAGCGGGCCTTAAATACTGACTAAGTGGTTACTCTGTATGTATTCtaagaacattttaaaaggACGCAACACGGCTTCGGCTATCGAGGCCAAACAATGATATAATATGTATACAGATGGGAACAACGTATGATGGGGTTGCATATGTGGCATGGATTATACGttatataatatgtatgtagataaaAAACAGACGCGTGATGTACGATAAAAATCTTATAGTCGCATTTAGTCATCGTTGAATCTCTTCTAGGTGTATCGCATTATTGTTCAAGAGTAGGGGTAAAGTGTTTAAGTAGCTATAGTCCGGATCCAAAATATAGTTGCTAGCTGCATTGGTGTAGATATTTAGCAAAAGGGCGTCCCAGCTGCTTGGCACTTGGGTTTCCCTAGTTGATGATCTCGACATAGTTTGCCGGAAACAGTCCATAGGTTCCATCAGGGCCCAGTCCCTGCCACCATCCCTCATCGATTTGATCGATATGCGTAATGACATCGCCTGGATCAAAAGTGATCTCTGTCTCGTCGGCTGCCTGGTAATCGTATAGAGCTCGTGCCCGTTGTCCCAGATCGCCTAAAGTCTCCTGACAGATAAAATCGTCCTCGTTCACCAAATCCGTTACTAGAAAAAACACTCgggttaaaataaaaaacgtaaaaCGGGTCATAGCTATGATTTTCTTACATGCATTTCTTTCCAGTGTGCTCATGCCGCTCGACTTGGCCGATTGCGACTGCTGCACGGTGACTGACACCTTGGTGCGGACCTCCTCTTCCTGATACTGGTCAACAGCGGTGTCTGTTTCATTGGAAGAGGTGGTCTCATCCGGTGACTGTGACTGCAGCGAGTTGGATTTACTATGAGGCGATCGCTTGATGGTCGAGAACTGCTCGCTTTCATGGGCAAGTGGAAAATCGTCTACCGGTTGAGACTCCTCAACCTCCGCTATTGTGGAAACTACCTCGGCAGCCACCGGAGCAGCAGGAGTTATAGCTGGAGCGGGGACTACTGGTTCAGGAGCCTCTACTGGTAACGGTTTGGCAGGGGACACAGCGCGTGGTGGTGAAGGCACAGGTGCATCATGAGGCTGGTTTTGGTTGAAAACGTTGATGCGCTGGGCAATCGAGTTGCGAGCTGGTTTGGCCGGCGGTTGCGTGTTTAGTCTATGAATCAAGAGAGCAGTTTATTTCtgatataaaataataagagAGGGGCAAGGACTCACTTGGACTGAAGTTGTCCCTCGCTCGTGTGCTTTGTAAACATGGCCTTGGCAGCTCCAACACGAGAGCCAATCAATTCGCGGGCCTCCTGGTTCCTCGCCTGACGCATGCGCTCCGCATCGGTCAGATTGTTGGAAAATCCTGGTGCAGTTTTCTCAGGGCTTAAAGGCTGCGGAGACCTGTTTGAAAGCAAAAGAGTATTTACTTCCGAGAAGGTCAAATTCGgatatttttgtttacgttttgaTGGGTATGTGGGCCGGCTGGAGCTTGGTGGTGCTTATGACCAGTTTCTCCCGCTCCTTGTGCTCCTTCTCCTCGCGACTACGTTGCTCCTGCTCCAACTTCTGAAGCTCAAGTCGCTTGGACTCCTTCTCTGCCTCCTGGCGCAATTTTTCCTCAGCTTCCTCCTTTTTCCAGAAGTCCTGCATAACGCTGGCGTTTAGCTCCTTGGTGGGAATGACCCGAGTATAGTTGGTGCCCACCGGCGCCTTCTGCTCCTCCATGGCGCCTCGAGGTTCCTTAAAGCTGTATGCGGAGCTCACGGTGCTCAGCTTCTTGAGAAGCCGATCCAAGTCAATATCGTCCTCGTTCCGGGCATTGATGGTAAGGTGAGCGCCGGAAAGCAAATTACTCACATCGCGGATGTGGTTGGCGCAGGTGCCCTTGCGTAGCACAGGTGCGCCCTCGCCCTAAATGGGAGCACAGTCAGATTATGCGTATTGCGATAAGATAAGGTCACCAGCTGACTCACCTGCCAGTTGATGAGCAAGTACTTGTTGAGGCCCGTTTTGGGGTCTTCGATTCGGACGAAGGCGTACATAATCTTGCCGCTATTTAGGTCCTCGTTTAGCTCCTCCACGCCGCCATCGCCGGTGCCTACCACCTTCAGCTCGTTGGTCTGACCCTCGTAGCCGAAGAGGGACCAATTCGTATCGCTCTTGTCGTCCAGCACATCCTTCCAAGCGGCCACTATTTGCGCCCGATTCTTCTCAAAGCTGACAGCCATAATTCCAGAGTGACAACGACCTTGAGCA from Drosophila yakuba strain Tai18E2 chromosome 3L, Prin_Dyak_Tai18E2_2.1, whole genome shotgun sequence carries:
- the LOC6534026 gene encoding drebrin-like protein, producing the protein MAVSFEKNRAQIVAAWKDVLDDKSDTNWSLFGYEGQTNELKVVGTGDGGVEELNEDLNSGKIMYAFVRIEDPKTGLNKYLLINWQGEGAPVLRKGTCANHIRDVSNLLSGAHLTINARNEDDIDLDRLLKKLSTVSSAYSFKEPRGAMEEQKAPVGTNYTRVIPTKELNASVMQDFWKKEEAEEKLRQEAEKESKRLELQKLEQEQRSREEKEHKEREKLVISTTKLQPAHIPIKTSPQPLSPEKTAPGFSNNLTDAERMRQARNQEARELIGSRVGAAKAMFTKHTSEGQLQSKLNTQPPAKPARNSIAQRINVFNQNQPHDAPVPSPPRAVSPAKPLPVEAPEPVVPAPAITPAAPVAAEVVSTIAEVEESQPVDDFPLAHESEQFSTIKRSPHSKSNSLQSQSPDETTSSNETDTAVDQYQEEEVRTKVSVTVQQSQSAKSSGMSTLERNALTDLVNEDDFICQETLGDLGQRARALYDYQAADETEITFDPGDVITHIDQIDEGWWQGLGPDGTYGLFPANYVEIIN